One Brassica napus cultivar Da-Ae chromosome C4, Da-Ae, whole genome shotgun sequence genomic region harbors:
- the LOC111210635 gene encoding uncharacterized protein LOC111210635 encodes MNNKGQFNRGRGQGRRNDGRFRNGPDVCYTCGGTDHFSRSCPYSQGRKAPDYITCFSCGEKGHYANSFPHKRQVTLPTPPTRLSIEPAPKRLAVAKQVNALELGNPEPQQPHQGLITGTLCVGGVYVHVLFDSGATHSFVIPKVVSSFKGILGNHNLHADSYVLGIPIHVGSMVYPADLLVVPLGQHEVILGMDWLSRYYAQLDCGRGRITLEESGQPSTTYYGICPSSGVSLVSALRVKKDLIKGEVYLVTLTTLGGDLKEGTQLEEIPIVKEYQDVFKPLEGLPPP; translated from the exons ATGAATAATAAAGGACAATTTAATCGAGGGAGAGGACAAGGAAGAAGGAATGATGGACGGTTTAGGAATGGCCCAGATGTGTGTTACACTTGTGGTGGTACAGACCATTTTTCTAGAAGTTGTCCTTATAGTCAGGGAAGGAAGGCTCCTGATTATATTACTTGCTTCTCGTGTGGTGAGAAAGGGCATTATGCCAACAGTTTCCCCCATAAGAGACAGGTTACACTTCCAACACCACCCACTAGACTATCAATTGAACCAGCCCCGAAGCGCCTGGCAGTTGCAAAGCAAGTGAATGCTTTAGAGTTAGGAAATCCCGAACCACAACAGCCCCATCAGGGCCTGATCACAG gaaCATTGTGTGTTGGTGGAGTTTATGTGCATGTTCTCTTCGACTCGGGTGccacacatagttttgtgataCCTAAGGTAGTGTCGAGTTTTAAGGGAATCCTTGGGAACCATAACCTTCATGCCGATAGTTATGTACTTGGGATTCCAATCCATGTGGGATCAATGGTATATCCGGCAGACCTTCTAGTTGTTCCTTTAGGACAACACGAAGTGATTTTGGGAATGGACTGGCTGTCGAGATACTATGCGCAGTTGGATTGTGGTCGAGGAAGAATTACACTTGAAGAAAGTGGACAACCATCAACGACATACTATGGGATATGTCCAAGTTCTGGAGTATCGCTTGTTTCTGCTTTAAGAGTTAAGAAGGATTTGATCAAGGGCGAAGTATATTTGGTAACTTTGACTACCCTTGGAGGAGACTTGAAAGAAGGGACGCAGTTGGAAGAGATACCAATAGTAAAAGAATACCAGGATGTATTCAAGCCATTGGAAGGATTGCCCCCACCATGA
- the LOC111212192 gene encoding glutamic acid-rich protein-like — translation MTCLSEVNGKVEKMNKRLRKIESCQVVLKKRCKRMKAMEKKLEKIEDCQYYLKKKAKKVETLDGRIDGIEKEMKEMKEKEEDNENNEGFDYQGMDYDWEVVEEKESEEEAQKDDKGSEEDTEPKPEAEAEEDKEKEDEEESEEEAQKDDRGSEEEKEPEPEAEAKEDKEKEVETEVRVEVQDEVKMNEANEKIPEKEPDEVQDEVEMNEANEIEEEVETEARVEVETEKTPTPPHGRTKAAATRRQVLTTPEKLFEKAEKMVEEEVEEPEEEAEKMVEEEVEEPEEEGKMVEEEVEEPEEKAEEMVEDEVEEPEKETEKYTEEEKQEWYMVVYEGSTCETKEADKGAVKPSGTGVNHRPKQMALRKQAPKQAPKPRGRPRKATQPKKFTTPEQTKRIRSRSQWVSTPFTEANTDEIEGRKKKPRTKA, via the exons ATGACATGTTTGAGTGAAGTGAATGGGAAGGTGGAGAAAATGAACAAGAGGCTTAGGAAGATTGAAAGTTGccaagttgttttaaaaaagagGTGTAAGAGGATGAAGGCAATGGAGAAGAAGCTTGAGAAGATTGAGGATTgccaatattatttaaaaaagaagGCCAAGAAGGTGGAGACATTGGACGGGAGGATTGATGGCATTGAGAAAGAAATGAAGGAAATGAAAGAGAAGGAGGAGGATAACGAGAACAATGAGGGTTTCGACTACCAAGGCATGGATTATGACTGGG AGGTGgtagaagagaaagagagtgaaGAAGAGGCTCAGAAGGACGATAAAGGTTCTGAGGAAGATACAGAACCTAAACCtgaagcagaagctgaagaagacaaagaaaaagAGGATGAGGAAGAGAGTGAAGAAGAGGCTCAGAAGGACGATAGAGGTTCTGAGGAAGAGAAAGAACCTGAACCTGAAGCAGAAGCtaaagaagacaaagaaaaagAGGTTGAAACTGAGGTTCGGGTTGAGGTTCAAGATGAGGTTAAGATGAATGAAGCCAATGAAAAAATACCTGAGAAAGAACCTGATGAGGTTCAAGATGAAGTTGAGATGAATGAAGCcaatgagattgaagaagagGTTGAAACAGAGGCTCGGGTTGAAGTTGAAACCGAGAAAACTCCTACACCACCACATGGTAGGACTAAGGCAGCAGCCACGAGGAGACAAGTCCTTACAACACCAGAGAAGTTGTTCGAAAAGGCTGAAAAAATGGTGGAGGAAGAGGTGGAAGAACCTGAGGAAGAGGCTGAAAAAATGGTGGAGGAAGAGGTGGAAGAACCTGAGGAAGAGGGAAAAATGGTGGAGGAAGAGGTGGAAGAACCTGAGGAAAAGGCTGAAGAAATGGTGGAGGATGAGGTGGAAGAACCCGAGAAAGAGACTGAAAAATATACTGAGGAAGAAAAGCAAGAGTGGTACATGGTTGTCTACGAAGGCAGTACTTGTGAAACGAAGGAAGCTGACAAGGGAGCAGTCAAGCCTTCTGGAACTGGGGTCAATCATAGGCCAAAGCAAATGGCGTTGAGGAAGCAGGCTCCTAAGCAGGCTCCTAAGCCGAGGGGTAGACCGAGAAAGGCTACTCAACCAAAGAAGTTCACAACGCCAGAACAGACAAAAAGGATACGTTCACGCTCACAGTGGGTTTCCACTCCTTTCACTGAAGCTAACACTGATGAGATTGAAGGGCGCAAGAAGAAGCCTAGAACAAAGGCTTAG